ATTTCAAACGTTGTCCTATGAGTAACGTACGTTTTGTGTTAACGGATAGCTGCACTCCCACTATCGAAATTTAGCTTTAGcattattatttgtattgttAAACATAGATTGTCAAAGCACTCTGCTAAACTAGCTATGATTAACGTCTTGTGTTTTCCGGACCTCAGCGGCCTTCCACTGGCACCTGTGCCCGTATGTATTCAACAGTTTTTTCAGTACAGCTTTTTCTTATATGTATATGCATTACATAGTTGTAGTATGATTGTAATGTATGTTtccatgcatttgtttgttccaaatttttaattgaactttttgtggggttgttgtgtttttataaacagGTGAGGGCACAGGTTTTCGTCAAAAGGTGAAGAAGTGGCCAATTTCTGCTTTGACTGGGCGCAGTCACAAATTGGTCATTCCACCTGAGGATCCTGACAAGAAGGTATTATTGGTTCAGAGTTTAATAAAAAACCTTTGATGTAAAGAGTTGTTATTGATTGTAATTGATTAAATTGTTTGTTGTTCCAGTTCGTTCTTGTCATTGGAGCCTCCCATCTACGGGCCATGGTAGATGGATTTGTGAAGATGCCAGAGGGACGCCTCTCCTTTGGCTTCATGTCGACCCCGGGGGCCTGTGCGTCTGAGTTGAGGACCGAGATGTTGCATGCTGCTGTACCTCGGACACCCGACGCAGTCTGTGTGATGGCCCCCAGCAACAACCTGACCGCCAGCAGGACGGTTGATGAGGCGGGAGCTGACTTTCGACAGTTCCTGCGCAGCGCGTGCAGTCTTTGGACAACGGTATGCTTTATAGTAGTAAATAGTCTTTGGTACTACGCATTATTTGATTGGGTTACCTGGTGAAAATTGTATACAATAATTTTCATCATTATGGaaatacttttgttttgtatAGGTCTTTGTCCAGGATTTCACACCTCGCCTGAATGCAGACCTGGGTATTCAGGAACTCATGCGGCAAGAGTTCCATCGTGTGGCAGCCAGCATGGGTAAGTTGAAAAGAAAGTTTTAGTGTTAGTTTTGATATGTATAACAGATGATTTCCTTTTGGGCTAACTGATTATAGGAATCAAAGAATTCATTCAGTTAATATGAtataaagtgacaaattaatatatgtagatatttcactgtttcatgatgtgtgtgtgtgtgtgagttttttgtttcagtgttgttgttgttttttttttttttttaggtatcAGATACTTTCCCACCGCTGAGCACTTCCCCTTGGATCGCCTGGACTTGTGGAGCAGAGATGGCGTAAGTAGAACAATATCTGATAAGATTACCAATGAAAAACTTACTATACTCAAGTTTAGTTGATTTTTAAAGTGCAATTCATTGTAGATtcatacagacatgaaaacttctgttttgtaaaatgttatttattgctTATATTTTGCAGGTCCACCTGAGTGATGCTGGCGGTATGGCGATCCTCTCTCAGCTGATCTGGATGTCTGCTTATCAGCTATTGGAGACACCACCACCTACGCCCCAGGTTCCTCTCAGGACTTCACCCCCTGGGAGAACCTTTGTACCAAAGGTGGTGGTGAAGGGAGAAGCACCTGTGCCACGTCCGTCAAACCCTTTTGACTGGACAGTTGTCAGCAAGGGCAGGAAGGTGAGACATTgcatattgtatgtgtgttttagtttttggaGTGGAAGATTTTTCCTGACTAGTGTAACACTGTGCGGACAAAGTGATATCCATTTGTTGCTGtacctgtgtgcatgttttgGCTTATTTTCAAGATACATTTGCAACAATGgtcttgttcttttgttttccacAGGCAGATGAAACATCAGTCAAGTGTTTCATCCCGCTGAATCCCGTCCGTTTCAGCAGTGCCGTGTTGGATGCGATGGACAAAGCTGTCCCATCGCATCTCCCTAGCCCTGTGTGCACGGCTGTTCCACAAGGCAAACTGGTAATTTGCATTCAAATTGTATTTGTGAGGCCTTTTTATAAGTGTTTTGTCTTGACACAGAATGGGACTGTTATATTGTATGAATTTACTTATGCCccaaatttgtatttgtatttaaaatgtttttgtcttacaTTAGAAGCCAAATGTGGTCCGCCGGCAGAAAGCTGTTGCCTCAAAAAGGAAACGTGGACAGCAGCAGGTTggtaacttttctttttttaaatgttatatttacatttttcttttgtatagTTTGAGAAGATAGTAATGACATATTTACCTGTTTGTAATATTCAGGGAGTAATTGTGAAACAATGATAAAGTACATTTATACAGTTCTTTCAATTGTGTTTCCTTCCTAGGTTGTGGCTAAACCTGGCACCCAGCTCGTGTCTTGTGAGGCCTCACCTGGCTGTCCTGTGAAAGACGTTCTGCCGGTGGAggtttgtgtgaatgtattttACACTTCAGCATTATTTACAATCATGCAAGTCTAGTTTAAATTGGTAGCCTATAAGGTTGcatataaaaaaacatggattAGTTATACGCATTGTATATCTGTAAAGTCGAAGCAAATTGTATAATACAGACCTAATGTTTATAAAGGATGTTTTGTTCTTGCACTAGAAGCCAGAAGATATTTTGTGTCACAGCAGACTTGCAAGGAAGTATTTTAGTAATGTggttcattcattttgtttaattttattttgtttttcctttttgtgttgTAGGAGGAGGCAACCCCCTGTTTTGTGGAGGTGTTTTCCCAGGATTCACCTACCATTGTCAAGACAGTGGTTGCAGGCGAGGAGGTAGGTGCTCTCACTAAAAATTTTCTGTTTCGTTCTGGTTTCTTGTAATGGAGTTAGTGAAGCTACTTTATTGTCACTGTTCATGTAGTATAAATGATAATtacaaattgatattttttgtagCATTAAAGCCCCATGTCTATGCAGTttatacattgtgttttttcatggggtattttgtttttataggaGGAGGGAACCCCTTGTGTTGTGGAGGTgttttcccatgatgcacctACCAGTCCCATTCAATTGGTTGGAACAGAGGAGGTTTGTGCTCTTAGTCTGAATGTTTTTGAATCTAGTCATCAGCTATGCTATTGTTAGTGTAGTATATGCATGattgaaaacagttttgttattatttgtagtagtagtagtagtagttgcaCTTTGGAAACGTAATATAGTCTAGATGAAATCAAGTGTAAACATGGAAATAGTAACCAGCCTTTTTTGTTGAACTCAATAAATACACCTAACTAGATGAAGACTAACTAAAGGTGTAATACAGTCTGTGATCgagagtgttttgttttgtctatttctgatgaggatgatgatgggaGCGCACTGATCAAAATCTCCATTTATCTTTATTACAGATGCCGGACAAGGAGAGTCTTCATCATCAGCACTCATCAGGATCTGGTAAGGTGAAGAGCAAGGCTAGCCCTAGCTCCAGCGTATTATGGTCTTCTGTAGTAGCTGGTACTTCTAGCCATGTTCAACATAGTGTAACAGGTTCGTATCATCAGGGTAGTAATCGCTTTAAATATGGGGGATTCCAATGTATGGCTGTTGGTTTGGTAAGTCTGGCAAAACATGcggttgacagtgtttttgcatgGCAGGTAAAAGATCTAGACAGGGTCGTAGTTTTAGGTGATCAGTTGTACACGTCTTTGAGAGACAACAAGAAGATTAGTGGATCATCTAAATTCTTGTGTGTTCCTGATTTGCCAAAGCACTCGGTTATAGATGGACATAACTTTGAGTTTCGTTATGGTGACTATGTATCGGGTGATGTCAGTGTGGTTGATGGAGAGTTTATTCAGGCTGGCATATTCATGTCTCTACAAAATAGcttgaaaaacatgtttgagaaATATGATACATGTTTGCTAACATTGTGTGGTACCACGTGTGCAGTCATTCGTCAAAACGGACGCTATGCGGTTGTTGATTCCCATGCGCGCAGTGCTGCTGGAATGCCAGATCCTAACGGTAATAGTGTTGTTGTATATTTTAGTTGTCTTAAAGAGGTGTACAGTTTCATATGCAATTTGTCTACATCTCTCACTCAAAATGACAGA
This window of the Thunnus albacares chromosome 5, fThuAlb1.1, whole genome shotgun sequence genome carries:
- the LOC122983162 gene encoding uncharacterized protein LOC122983162 is translated as MVDGFVKMPEGRLSFGFMSTPGACASELRTEMLHAAVPRTPDAVCVMAPSNNLTASRTVDEAGADFRQFLRSACSLWTTVFVQDFTPRLNADLGIQELMRQEFHRVAASMGIRYFPTAEHFPLDRLDLWSRDGVHLSDAGGMAILSQLIWMSAYQLLETPPPTPQVPLRTSPPGRTFVPKVVVKGEAPVPRPSNPFDWTVVSKGRKADETSVKCFIPLNPVRFSSAVLDAMDKAVPSHLPSPVCTAVPQGKLKPNVVRRQKAVASKRKRGQQQVVAKPGTQLVSCEASPGCPVKDVLPVEEEATPCFVEVFSQDSPTIVKTVVAGEEEEGTPCVVEVFSHDAPTSPIQLVGTEEVCALSLNVFESSHQLCYC
- the LOC122983167 gene encoding uncharacterized protein LOC122983167 codes for the protein MPDKESLHHQHSSGSGKVKSKASPSSSVLWSSVVAGTSSHVQHSVTGSYHQGSNRFKYGGFQCMAVGLVSLAKHAVDSVFAWQVKDLDRVVVLGDQLYTSLRDNKKISGSSKFLCVPDLPKHSVIDGHNFEFRYGDYVSGDVSVVDGEFIQAGIFMSLQNSLKNMFEKYDTCLLTLCGTTCAVIRQNGRYAVVDSHARSAAGMPDPNGNSVVVYFSCLKEVYSFICNLSTSLTQNDRPYEIAGVRVICGGSKSELRTTKCTDTVTTCETASMAFGSSLVCGIPSGSKVDRGTKRKITGQT